One stretch of Rhipicephalus sanguineus isolate Rsan-2018 chromosome 10, BIME_Rsan_1.4, whole genome shotgun sequence DNA includes these proteins:
- the LOC119406805 gene encoding PC-esterase domain-containing protein 1A-like — translation MPLIFESAEVRNLLSSKRVVLMGCSNVRAIYKDLICVHQNNELISNEKLKQKMEDSSYGDNLVGHGKKHNGRDYREERLYRKYRTSISFYFLTRIYGEYVKRILADMTIGYAPDVIIVSSCLWDITRWGPNGVEEYKENLNRFFRDLNRKLPSTSLVIWLTAAPLAQDVRGGFLIPQLDFLKYSLRFHVLEANTFCRETADKYGIDVVDIHYHLRMFLEYRAEDGIHWLPEAVRLCTNLVLTHIALSWGFKEPSW, via the exons ATGCCTCTGATATTTGAGAGCGCGGAAGTGCGCAACTTGCTCAGCAGCAAGCGAGTTGTGCTCATGGGATGCTCAA ACGTAAGGGCCATCTACAAAGACCTCATCTGTGTCCACCAGAACAACGAGCTCATATCAAACGAGAAGCTGAAACAGAAG ATGGAAGACAGTTCATACGGAGACAACCTTGTAGGTCACGGAAAGAAGCACAATGGCCGTGACTACAGGGAGGAAAGGCTTTACAGGAAGTACAGGACGTCCATCTCCTTCTATTTCCTCACGAGGATATACGGCGAGTACGTTAAACGTATCCTGGCAGACATGACCATTGGCTATGCGCCTGACGTCATCATCGTCTCATCGTGTCTCTGGGATATCACACG CTGGGGTCCAAACGGTGTTGAGGAGTACAAGGAGAACCTGAACAGGTTCTTCAGGGATCTGAACAGGAAACTACCCTCTACGTCACTAGTCATCTGGCTGACAGCAGCCCCCTTGGCTCAAGATGTCCGCGGCGGATTCCTCATTCCGCAGCTGGACTTCCTCAAGTACTCCCTCCGATTCCACGTTCTCGAGGCAAACACCTTCTGCAGGGAG ACGGCTGACAAGTATGGCATCGACGTCGTCGACATCCACTACCACCTGCGTATGTTCCTCGAATATCGGGCAGAAGACGGCATCCACTGGCTTCCGGAGGCTGTGCGGCTCTGCACCAATCTCGTCCTCACTCACATTGCCCTCTCGTGGGGTTTCAAAGAGCCATCTTGGTAA